A stretch of the Ictidomys tridecemlineatus isolate mIctTri1 chromosome 5, mIctTri1.hap1, whole genome shotgun sequence genome encodes the following:
- the LOC101963066 gene encoding cystatin-9, with amino-acid sequence MLCPPGRRVLPWAMLLLLLLGFQPLETQAWCSEKDMYTLQLKTGDPNFSPTLEFALQKFNQQNKDQYAYKLVQVLSSETKKIEESLGLPSTEHNHNTTVKLLKGSQKGFFTLILLCLQMSISTIYSMTLELGRTVCGKSEGDINDCPLQDSPEQNHVSESTSLPHFTDVGASWAWSGV; translated from the exons ATGTTGTGTCCACCCGGGAGGAGGGTTCTTCCCTGGGccatgctgctgctgcttctcttaGGCTTCCAACCCCTGGAAACTCAGGCCTGGTGTTCAGAAAAAGATATGTACACTCTCCAACTGAAAACCGGGGATCCTAACTTCTCTCCTACGTTGGAGTTCGCCTTACAAAAATTCAACCAGCAGAATAAGGACCAGTATGCTTACAAGCTTGTACAGGTCCTGAGTTCTGAGACTAAGAAG atagaggagagtttgggtCTTCCCTCCACTGAACACAACCATAACACAACGGTCAAGCTACTAAAGGGCAGCCAGAAGGGCTTCTTCACGTTAATCCTTCTGTGTCTGCAGATGAGCATCTCAACAATTTATTCCATGACGCTAGAGCTGGGAAGAACAGTATGTGGAAAATCTGAGGGAGATATTAATGACTGCCCACTTCAAGACAGCCCAGAGCAGAACCATGTAAGCGAGAGCACCAGCTTAcctcatttcacagatgtggGTGCTTCTTGGGCATGGAGTGGGGTGTAG